A region of the Bremerella alba genome:
ATTTTCAAAATCCTGGGAGTATTACGGCAGAAACTGGCGGGGTGATCTCACCGGCTTGCTCTCCGCGCGGGTCGAAAAATTGATAGCCGATCACACGCCACTCGCCGTCGGGATCTTGCTGAAAGGTCAAAACGAGGAAGGTCGGGAAATCGCCGTTCCAGGCTTCGTTGTTCTTCAGATGCCCCGTCATTTTCACGTTAAGCTTGGCGACTCCGATAATGGGAGTACTGCCAGGGTTGATCGTAACCTCGAGGTTTTGCTTTAGCTTGACGCTCTCGATCTGCACGTAGGCCATTTGCCGCTCGGCCTCGGCTTTGATCTGCGGAGAATCGCTCGAGATGTACGACTTGACCCCTTCGGCATCGTTGGCCTCTAACGCTTCGGCGATCTCGTAGATGACCGCTTCAATTCGCTCGCCGTCGGTCACAATCGAATATTCCAACGCCAACAGCAGCCCGCAAATGGCGATCCACCCCATCAACAAGTACAGAAAGATCTGCTTGCCGGTTTGCAGCATGGTGCCAGCGAGAATCGCTCCGCCGATAACGGCGACGATGATGATTGGCAATGATTGTTCGAATATCCACATATCCAAATCACCGTGGGGTTGAAGTCTCGGGTGTCTCTTTTCCAAAAACGCGAAACCGCACATACCACAAACGGATCCACCCGACCGCTACCAACACGCCCAGCACGACAACCAGGTAGTTCCACCCGATCAGCGTGTCACCAGGGCTCGATACGGCCACCGGAGTTTGATTCGTGATCTCGTCCGCCGGATGGGCAAGCTGGCGTGCTTGATGCTGGCGTTCGATATTGGCCTGTCGGATATCGAGTTTCCCCTGAAAGGAAATCAAGAGAATCAGGGCCACCGTAGCGAACAGATAGAGCCAAAACCAGGGGGAATCGGAAATCGGCTCTTGCTGTGGGGTTGAACGCTCGCTCATGCAACTAGTTTATCCCACCCTAGCAGAATGGGCGAAAGAAAAAGCAAAGGGCCACGACGTGGCCCCCTAGGTTTGGCTAGTTTCCAGAGCTTCCCATTGGCAAAGGAAGAGGAAGATCAACCACAGGCCGGCACGAATGGACACCGATTAACGAATCAGAAAGTGCTTGTCACTGCTGGACGGACCCGCAGTAGCAAGCAACAACTCTTCGTATTCGTGATCATTCGTGCCAGTCCGTGGTCAAATTCTTCTTGTCTCCCCAGCCCATGCCCACGCGGTCGTGGGCATGGCGCCGGAAGTTGGCTTATCGACGGCTTACTTACCGCGACGTTTCAGCAGTGCTGGTCCGCCGTACAGGGCCAGGTCGCCCAGTTCGGCTTCGATTCGCAGCAACTGGTTGTACTTGGCCATACGATCGCTACGCGAAGCGGAGCCAGTCTTGATCTGACCGGTACCCAAAGCAACGGCCAGGTCTGCGATGAACGAGTCTTCCGTTTCACCGCTGCGGTGGCTGGCGATGCTGGTGTAATCGTTGGAGTGGGCCAGTTGGATGGCGTTGATCGTTTCGGTCAACGAACCAATCTGGTTGACCTTGATCAGAATGCTGTTGGCGATTTCTTCGTCGATACCGCGTTGCAGACGATCGGTATTGGTGACAAACAAGTCGTCGCCGACCAATTGGACCTTGTCGCCGATCTTGTCGGTCAGCATCTTCCAACCTTCCCAGTCGTCTTCGTCGAGTCCGTCTTCGATCGAAATGATCGGGTACTTGTCGGCCCAAGCAGCCAGGAAGTCGACCATGCCGGCGGAATCGATTTCCTTACCGTCGATCGTGTAGGTCTTCTTGTCCTTGTTGTACAGTTCGCTGGAAGCAACGTCCAAAGCGATGTAAACCTGCTCGCCGGCCTTGTAACCAGCCGCTTCGATCGATTCCATGATCAGGTCGAGCGCTTCGATGTTGCTGCCCAGGTCCGGAGCGAAACCACCTTCGTCACCGACGGCAGTGTTGAGGCCCTTGCCCTTGAGGACCTTCTTCAGGCTGTGGAACACTTCCACACCGCAGCGTAGTGCGTCGCTGAAGTTGTCGAAGCCCAGTGGGAAGACCATGAACTCTTGCACGTCGACGTTGTTGTCGGCGTGCGAACCACCGTTGACGATGTTCATCATCGGAGCTGGCAGCGTGCGAGCACCGACACCACCCAGGTAACGGTACAGCGGCAGGCCCGAAGCAGCCGCAGCGGCCTTGGCGACGGCCAGCGAAACACCCAAGATCGCATTGGCGCCCAGCTTGGCTTTGTTGGGGGTGCCGTCCAGTTCGATCATCAATTCGTCGATGTGCGTCTGGCTGGTTGCGTCTTCGCCGATCAAAGCGTCCGCGATCACGTCGTTGATGTTTTCAACGGCCTTGGTCACACCTTTGCCTAGGTACACGTTCTTATCACCGTCGCGAAGCTCCAAAGCTTCGTGCACGCCGGTCGAGGCACCACTGGGAACGGCAGCGCGGCCAACCACGCCACTGTCCAAAATCACTTCGACTTCCACCGTGGGGTTACCGCGGCTGTCCAGGATCTGAAGTCCGCGAACGTCGACAATCATGCTCATGGTTTTGGCTCGTCTTCTTGCAAAGTTGAAAAATAGAGAGTGCGTATTTCCGAATTCCCTGTCCCCATTAGGAAGGAAACCCAGGGAAAACAACAGGTGCCATGCTCACAACCTCGGTGGGCATGTGAGAAGAAAAAAGGATTTTGACCCCAGACCGGCACGAATCAGAGCTTAAGAAACCGGGTGCCCTACCGATCTACTTATCGGTGACCTTCGTGCTATCCGTGGTAAATCTTCTCTTTCTTCGGGAAATCACCGGCTCGCGAAGCAATGAGCACGGCACCCAGGTTTTCATTTCCATTTTGATGAACCACTAGCGATTCAAGCGGTTTTTCAAAATTCGCCGCTATTTTGACTCATCCAAGGGGCACTTGCCAAGGCTGGGACGGGCCGTTGTGGGGAAATTTCCCTACCGTTAAATTCGTGAGTAGTTATTACCATGCATGAATAACCCCATTTGGGACTACCCAAGGATAGCCATGTTCACCGGCCTGGTTGAAACGCAAGGAAAAGTCGTCGCCCTTAAGCCTAAGGGACCGGGGGTCCGACTCTCATTAGAGAGCCAGTTGATCGCTAACGGGGCGAGCATCGGGGACAGCATCGCCGTCAACGGATGCTGCTTGACGGTGGTAAGCATCGCCGAAAATGTTGTCGATTTCGAAGCAGGCGAAGAGACGTTAAAGCGAACCAATCTTGGCCAACTTGAAAATGGCAGCACGGTAAACCTGGAACGCTCCCTTCAATTGGGCGATCGA
Encoded here:
- the eno gene encoding phosphopyruvate hydratase translates to MSMIVDVRGLQILDSRGNPTVEVEVILDSGVVGRAAVPSGASTGVHEALELRDGDKNVYLGKGVTKAVENINDVIADALIGEDATSQTHIDELMIELDGTPNKAKLGANAILGVSLAVAKAAAAASGLPLYRYLGGVGARTLPAPMMNIVNGGSHADNNVDVQEFMVFPLGFDNFSDALRCGVEVFHSLKKVLKGKGLNTAVGDEGGFAPDLGSNIEALDLIMESIEAAGYKAGEQVYIALDVASSELYNKDKKTYTIDGKEIDSAGMVDFLAAWADKYPIISIEDGLDEDDWEGWKMLTDKIGDKVQLVGDDLFVTNTDRLQRGIDEEIANSILIKVNQIGSLTETINAIQLAHSNDYTSIASHRSGETEDSFIADLAVALGTGQIKTGSASRSDRMAKYNQLLRIEAELGDLALYGGPALLKRRGK